Proteins found in one Bacillota bacterium genomic segment:
- the mutL gene encoding DNA mismatch repair endonuclease MutL, producing MSIRRLPRAVTERIAAGEVVERPASVVKELVENALDAGARRVRVELEDGGRGAIRVVDDGSGIAAEELPLAVERYATSKLERFEDLERLRTLGFRGEALASIAAVARLEIHSRTPEAEVGCRLRIDPDHPAELEPLAMAPGTRVDVRQLFRNVPARRAHLRSARAELQACEEVVASHALAHPEVAFELVHGGRMILATPGDGRLRHAVAAIWGEEVAAPLLEVRAEEATPAPLRISGLVGPAGLGRGSRALERLAVNGRPVENVALRMAAEEAYRNLLPLHRYPILFLSLELPAAEVDVNVHPTKRVVRFLHERAVQGSVYAAVRRALAPTQAGGAPTAWAGAGRVRDRGVAAGDGWRQIYAPADGAPPAATDLEPGGRPEAGVASGGAGPAGEAAPAASRPLPRLRPLAQIHATYLVCLEETGGRQRLWLVDQHAADERYWFEQLEGRAPGEGVQPLLAPLPVPVDRRRREAWEERRPLLEALGFRAEEGGPSSLWLRAIPAGLRSPEGLFADLLDDEAPGGAWEERLRAWRARVACHAAVRAGDPLEPPAREALLERWASCRAPWTCPHGRPTALEIDQAELARRFLRR from the coding sequence TTGAGTATCCGCAGGTTGCCGCGCGCCGTCACCGAGCGGATCGCTGCCGGCGAGGTGGTGGAGCGGCCGGCCTCCGTGGTCAAGGAGCTGGTGGAGAACGCCCTGGACGCGGGAGCGCGGCGCGTGCGGGTGGAGCTGGAGGACGGCGGTCGCGGCGCCATCCGCGTGGTCGACGACGGCTCGGGGATCGCCGCCGAAGAGCTGCCGCTGGCGGTGGAGCGGTACGCCACCTCCAAGCTGGAGCGCTTCGAGGACCTGGAACGGCTGCGGACGCTGGGCTTTCGGGGCGAGGCGCTGGCGAGCATCGCGGCTGTCGCCCGGCTGGAGATCCACAGCCGGACGCCCGAGGCGGAGGTGGGCTGCCGCCTCCGGATCGATCCCGATCACCCGGCGGAGCTGGAGCCGCTGGCCATGGCACCGGGCACCCGCGTCGACGTGCGCCAGCTCTTCCGGAACGTGCCGGCGCGGCGGGCCCACCTGCGCTCGGCCCGGGCCGAGCTGCAGGCCTGCGAGGAGGTGGTCGCCTCGCACGCCCTGGCCCACCCCGAGGTGGCCTTCGAACTGGTCCACGGGGGCCGCATGATCCTGGCCACCCCCGGCGACGGACGGCTGCGGCACGCGGTGGCGGCCATCTGGGGCGAGGAGGTGGCGGCCCCGCTGCTGGAGGTCCGGGCGGAGGAGGCCACCCCGGCGCCCTTGCGCATCTCGGGCCTGGTCGGCCCGGCCGGGCTTGGGCGGGGCTCGCGGGCGCTGGAGCGGCTGGCCGTCAACGGCCGGCCGGTGGAGAATGTGGCGCTGCGCATGGCCGCGGAGGAAGCCTACCGGAACCTGCTCCCCCTGCACCGCTACCCGATCCTCTTCCTGTCGCTGGAGCTGCCCGCGGCGGAGGTGGACGTCAACGTCCACCCCACCAAGCGGGTGGTCCGCTTCCTCCACGAGAGGGCGGTCCAGGGCTCCGTCTACGCCGCGGTCCGCCGGGCGCTGGCGCCGACGCAGGCGGGTGGGGCACCGACCGCCTGGGCCGGGGCGGGGCGCGTCCGGGACCGGGGGGTGGCGGCCGGTGACGGGTGGCGGCAGATCTACGCGCCCGCGGACGGCGCGCCCCCGGCCGCGACGGACCTCGAGCCGGGGGGGCGGCCGGAGGCGGGGGTGGCGTCGGGCGGCGCGGGTCCGGCGGGCGAGGCGGCGCCGGCCGCCTCCCGGCCGCTCCCGCGGCTCCGGCCCCTGGCGCAGATCCACGCCACCTACCTGGTCTGCCTGGAGGAGACCGGCGGTCGGCAGCGGCTCTGGCTGGTCGACCAGCACGCGGCGGACGAGCGGTACTGGTTCGAGCAGCTGGAAGGGCGCGCGCCCGGCGAGGGGGTGCAGCCGCTCCTGGCGCCGCTCCCGGTGCCGGTGGACCGCCGGAGGCGGGAGGCCTGGGAGGAGCGGCGACCGCTCCTGGAGGCGCTGGGCTTCCGCGCCGAGGAAGGAGGCCCCTCCAGCCTCTGGCTCCGCGCCATCCCGGCCGGGCTCCGCTCCCCGGAAGGGCTCTTCGCCGACCTCCTGGACGACGAGGCGCCGGGTGGCGCCTGGGAGGAGAGGCTTCGCGCCTGGCGGGCGCGGGTCGCCTGTCACGCCGCCGTGCGGGCGGGCGACCCCCTGGAGCCGCCTGCGCGGGAGGCGCTGCTGGAGCGCTGGGCATCCTGCCGGGCGCCCTGGACCTGCCCTCACGGCCGGCCGACGGCCCTGGAGATCGACCAGGCGGAGCTGGCCCGGAGGTTTCTCCGCCGGTGA
- the miaA gene encoding tRNA (adenosine(37)-N6)-dimethylallyltransferase MiaA, with protein MSGQAPGEWVSLVLVGPTAVGKSELALRLAERFHGAVLTADSAQVYRGMDVGTDKPRLDQRRRIPHYGIDLAEPVAEFSVANWLRAARDALAECRRSRRLPVVAGGTGLYVEALLRGYRFAPTSPRLRQQLLVRLQEEGPEPLLRELAARDPATYATIDRRNPRRLLRALERAILNEEPGGWEQRGEGERPALPDPAELRRLLGRTVIVGLCRNRAELVERIRKRIAREMADGLLEEVAGLLARGVPRSAASMQALGYRQLAAHLLDGLSLEGALDRLDRDTRRFAKRQMAWFRNRLPGATWFNLSYATPGEVEGWVESAFARSAGMPEERPAY; from the coding sequence GTGAGCGGACAGGCGCCCGGGGAGTGGGTCAGCCTGGTGCTGGTCGGGCCGACGGCGGTCGGCAAGAGCGAGTTGGCGCTCCGCCTGGCCGAGCGTTTCCACGGGGCGGTGCTGACGGCCGACTCGGCCCAGGTCTATCGCGGCATGGACGTGGGCACCGACAAGCCCCGGCTTGACCAGCGGCGCCGCATCCCGCATTATGGTATTGATCTGGCAGAACCGGTTGCGGAATTCAGTGTCGCGAACTGGTTACGTGCGGCGCGGGATGCACTCGCGGAGTGCCGCCGCTCCCGGAGGCTGCCGGTGGTGGCCGGGGGAACCGGTCTCTATGTAGAAGCCCTCCTCCGCGGTTATCGCTTCGCGCCGACCTCACCCCGTCTGCGGCAGCAGTTGCTGGTACGGCTTCAAGAAGAAGGCCCGGAGCCGCTGCTCCGCGAGCTGGCCGCACGTGACCCCGCGACCTACGCGACCATCGACCGTCGGAACCCGCGCAGGCTTCTGCGCGCGCTGGAACGGGCCATCCTGAACGAGGAGCCCGGTGGGTGGGAGCAGCGGGGCGAAGGGGAGCGTCCCGCACTTCCCGATCCGGCGGAGCTGAGGCGGCTGCTCGGACGGACGGTGATCGTCGGGCTCTGCCGGAATCGCGCCGAGCTGGTGGAACGGATCCGGAAGCGGATCGCCAGGGAGATGGCAGACGGCCTGCTCGAGGAAGTGGCCGGCCTCCTCGCCCGAGGTGTCCCGCGCTCCGCCGCCTCGATGCAGGCGCTCGGCTACCGCCAACTCGCGGCGCATCTGCTGGACGGCCTGTCCCTGGAAGGCGCGCTGGACCGGCTCGACCGCGACACGCGGCGTTTCGCCAAACGGCAGATGGCCTGGTTCCGCAACCGGCTTCCCGGAGCGACCTGGTTCAACCTCTCCTATGCGACGCCCGGCGAGGTGGAAGGCTGGGTGGAGTCAGCCTTTGCCAGATCCGCGGGTATGCCGGAGGAGAGGCCGGCATACTAA
- a CDS encoding glycosyltransferase family 4 protein has translation MIGKATATMDGSLLRGRTVFLSTYPPQRCGIATFTQHLVETMAGLSVEPPAVVAVSDGVDARLYPDEVVAVLDREDRPAYRETARMLNRSGAGAVVVEHEYGIFGGTDGSDLLELTDALEIPWVVTLHTVLRHPTARQRAIIRRLAERARRVVVLAQRAQEILVDVYRLDPSRLVHIPHGAPDGVPVSRHELRRRLGLEGATVLCTLGLINPGKGIEYVIDALPILVQEFPDLLYLVLGQTHPGILRQSGESYREMLKLRARQLGVEEHVRFVDTYLDDQSLVEYLVASDIYITPYLSPEQISSGTLAYAVGLGKAVISTPYAYAQELLADGRGLLVPFRDAEAIAEAVRAVLGSPRLRRGMERRARLVGRSMAWPRVAEEYLGLLEEVKEPGSRRGRRGGPVVTLAGSRAVVLGAKGGIARREAAASHAGPSLADDR, from the coding sequence ATGATCGGCAAAGCGACGGCAACCATGGACGGGTCGCTGCTGCGAGGCAGGACCGTCTTCCTGAGCACCTATCCTCCCCAACGCTGCGGGATCGCCACCTTCACGCAGCACCTGGTGGAGACCATGGCCGGACTCTCCGTCGAGCCGCCGGCCGTGGTGGCGGTGAGCGACGGTGTCGACGCCCGACTCTACCCGGACGAGGTGGTGGCGGTCCTGGACCGCGAGGACCGCCCGGCCTACCGGGAGACCGCGCGCATGCTGAACCGCTCCGGGGCGGGGGCGGTGGTGGTCGAGCACGAGTACGGCATCTTCGGCGGCACGGACGGGAGCGATCTTCTCGAGCTGACCGACGCGCTGGAGATCCCGTGGGTGGTGACGTTGCACACGGTCCTCCGCCATCCCACCGCACGCCAGCGGGCGATCATCCGCCGGCTGGCGGAGCGGGCCCGGCGGGTGGTGGTCCTGGCGCAAAGGGCCCAGGAGATCCTGGTGGACGTCTACCGCCTGGACCCCTCGCGCCTCGTCCACATCCCCCACGGCGCGCCGGACGGGGTGCCCGTCTCGCGCCACGAGCTGAGGCGCCGGCTGGGCCTGGAGGGCGCCACCGTCCTCTGCACCCTGGGGTTGATCAACCCCGGGAAGGGGATCGAGTACGTGATCGACGCCCTGCCCATCCTGGTGCAGGAGTTTCCGGACCTTCTCTACCTGGTCCTCGGACAGACGCACCCGGGGATCCTCCGCCAATCGGGTGAGTCGTACCGTGAGATGCTGAAGCTCCGCGCCCGGCAGCTCGGCGTGGAGGAGCACGTCCGCTTCGTCGACACCTACCTGGACGACCAGAGCCTCGTGGAGTACCTGGTCGCGTCGGACATCTACATCACGCCCTATCTCTCGCCGGAGCAGATCTCCAGCGGGACGCTGGCCTACGCGGTGGGGCTGGGCAAGGCGGTCATCTCCACGCCGTACGCCTACGCGCAGGAGCTCCTGGCCGACGGCCGCGGCCTGCTGGTGCCCTTCCGGGACGCGGAAGCCATCGCGGAGGCGGTCCGGGCGGTCCTCGGCTCGCCCAGGCTCCGCCGCGGCATGGAGCGGCGCGCCCGCCTGGTCGGACGTTCCATGGCCTGGCCGCGGGTGGCGGAGGAGTACCTGGGGCTGCTCGAGGAGGTGAAGGAGCCCGGCTCGCGCCGGGGGAGGAGGGGCGGGCCCGTGGTCACCCTCGCCGGCAGCCGGGCGGTGGTCTTGGGTGCCAAAGGGGGGATCGCCCGCCGTGAAGCTGCAGCCTCCCACGCTGGACCATCTCTGGCGGATGACCGATGA
- a CDS encoding glycosyl transferase: MKLQPPTLDHLWRMTDDTGIIQHATGSIPDRKTGYTTDDNARALIAALWAFQRGEREAAMLVERYMAFLGWAQEEDGTFHNEFTYDRRPVAGGRSEDATGQAVWALGEVIAARERGWAEAALPRLRRWLEAAPRPRYIRSAAFALLGLARAASGELAEPLARRLEEAGEALTGLLLERYHDARRPGWEWVEDRLTYANGAPPAALLAAGRTWGWSEAVAAGERMLRWLDDLSWEEQVLVPVGNQGWYARGGEKARFDQQPIDPAWMVLAHVEAAAALDSRSDLERAESALGWFGGRNLLGLPLVDPVSGGCHDGLGREGLNANQGAESTLAWLLAFYGFERARNAVAVRAAGRNAWSRGASSLGATGA; the protein is encoded by the coding sequence GTGAAGCTGCAGCCTCCCACGCTGGACCATCTCTGGCGGATGACCGATGACACCGGGATCATCCAGCATGCCACCGGCAGCATCCCGGACCGGAAGACGGGGTACACCACCGACGACAACGCCCGGGCGCTGATCGCCGCGCTCTGGGCCTTCCAGCGGGGAGAACGCGAGGCGGCCATGCTGGTCGAGCGGTACATGGCCTTCCTCGGCTGGGCCCAAGAGGAGGACGGCACCTTCCACAACGAGTTCACCTACGACCGGCGCCCGGTCGCGGGGGGGCGGAGCGAGGACGCCACCGGCCAGGCGGTCTGGGCGCTGGGCGAGGTGATCGCGGCGCGGGAGAGGGGTTGGGCGGAGGCCGCGCTGCCCCGGCTTCGGCGCTGGCTGGAGGCGGCCCCCAGGCCTCGGTACATCCGTTCGGCCGCTTTCGCGCTCCTGGGCCTCGCCCGCGCGGCGTCCGGCGAGCTGGCGGAGCCCCTCGCCCGCCGCCTCGAGGAAGCGGGCGAAGCCCTGACGGGCCTCCTCCTGGAGAGGTACCATGACGCCAGGCGCCCGGGCTGGGAGTGGGTGGAGGACCGGCTCACCTACGCCAACGGAGCGCCGCCCGCGGCGCTGCTGGCGGCGGGGCGGACGTGGGGCTGGAGTGAGGCCGTCGCCGCCGGCGAGCGGATGCTCCGCTGGCTGGACGACCTCTCGTGGGAGGAGCAGGTCCTGGTCCCCGTGGGCAACCAGGGCTGGTACGCCCGCGGCGGCGAGAAGGCCCGCTTCGACCAGCAGCCCATCGATCCGGCCTGGATGGTGCTGGCCCACGTCGAGGCGGCCGCCGCCCTGGACAGCCGCTCCGACCTGGAGCGGGCGGAGTCGGCGCTCGGCTGGTTCGGCGGCCGGAACCTGCTGGGCCTCCCCCTGGTCGACCCGGTCAGCGGCGGTTGTCACGACGGCCTCGGCCGGGAAGGCCTCAACGCCAACCAGGGCGCCGAGTCCACCCTCGCCTGGCTCCTCGCCTTCTACGGGTTCGAGAGGGCGCGGAACGCGGTGGCGGTGCGGGCGGCCGGGCGGAATGCCTGGAGCCGGGGCGCCAGCAGCCTGGGCGCGACCGGAGCCTGA
- a CDS encoding cupin domain-containing protein: MSETKPLVDTPARTVEKPWGREIWWAQTDRYVGKIIEVKAGGSLSLQYHERKMESMYFVEGSGTLLLGDREIPIRPGLHVTIPPLTRHRVIATRDTRFFEVSSPEVEDVVRLEDAYGRAGTSD; this comes from the coding sequence GTGAGCGAGACGAAGCCCCTCGTCGACACCCCTGCCAGGACGGTGGAGAAGCCGTGGGGGCGCGAGATCTGGTGGGCGCAGACCGACCGCTATGTGGGAAAGATCATCGAGGTGAAGGCGGGAGGCTCGCTCAGCCTCCAGTACCACGAGCGCAAGATGGAGAGCATGTACTTCGTGGAAGGAAGCGGCACGCTGCTCCTGGGCGACCGGGAGATCCCGATCCGACCCGGGCTCCACGTGACCATCCCGCCGCTCACCCGGCACCGGGTGATCGCCACCCGGGACACCCGCTTCTTCGAGGTCTCCTCGCCCGAGGTGGAGGACGTGGTCCGGCTGGAGGACGCGTATGGGCGCGCGGGCACCAGCGACTGA
- a CDS encoding ABC transporter permease: MARTAGRLRGWGVRLAFALQMAWHGVLAWPLRSLLTVLGVGIGVASVISLMAIGEGARQAVVRQFERLGSNVVVVRAENPNVHLDPAEAASLLERVPSLEAATPILRKSLPVRWRWTRGSLPVLGASADYARVRGLELVSGRFFTGFHVSRRVHVAVIGYQLARGLLNGRDPVGRSLTVGGQEFRIMGVFAPRPGDPQDVDRSVVIPYTLAEDLMERTDADEIWAKARSPEEAQLAVAQLGRIFRRQLGLDQSAPTPAPGGSPATSEPGGPAGSAPAPVKPGPVAPPPGPPARPGPAQPGLALPSGQELLSITDMNQMVQEADRANRVMTLLLGGMAAVSLLVGGLGIMNIMLVAVTERTGEIGLRRALGAKQGDLVAQFLLEALLLSGTGALAGVAAGIWGSQLFTRYGLEAAVTAQAVQVAVSVALGCGLVFGIYPALSAASLEPVEALRR, encoded by the coding sequence ATGGCGCGTACGGCAGGGCGCCTGAGGGGTTGGGGGGTACGGCTGGCGTTCGCCCTCCAGATGGCCTGGCACGGGGTGCTGGCCTGGCCCCTCCGCTCGCTTCTCACCGTGCTCGGCGTCGGCATCGGGGTCGCCTCGGTGATCAGCCTGATGGCCATCGGCGAGGGTGCGCGGCAGGCGGTGGTCCGGCAGTTCGAACGGCTGGGCAGCAACGTCGTCGTGGTCAGGGCCGAGAACCCCAACGTCCACCTCGACCCGGCCGAGGCGGCCTCCCTGCTGGAGCGCGTCCCCTCCCTGGAGGCCGCGACGCCCATCCTGCGCAAGTCCCTGCCGGTCCGCTGGCGCTGGACGCGGGGGAGCCTCCCCGTCCTCGGCGCCTCCGCCGACTACGCACGGGTGCGCGGTCTGGAACTGGTCTCCGGCCGCTTCTTCACCGGCTTCCATGTCAGCCGGCGGGTGCACGTGGCGGTGATCGGCTACCAGCTGGCCCGGGGCCTGCTCAACGGTCGGGACCCGGTGGGCCGCAGCCTCACCGTGGGCGGCCAGGAGTTCCGCATCATGGGCGTCTTCGCGCCCCGGCCCGGCGACCCGCAGGACGTGGACCGGAGCGTCGTCATCCCGTACACCCTGGCCGAAGACCTGATGGAGCGGACGGACGCGGACGAGATCTGGGCGAAGGCCCGCTCGCCGGAGGAAGCGCAGCTCGCCGTCGCCCAGCTCGGGCGGATCTTCCGCCGCCAGCTCGGCCTCGACCAGTCGGCGCCCACCCCCGCCCCCGGCGGGTCCCCGGCGACGTCCGAACCGGGCGGCCCGGCCGGCTCCGCCCCGGCTCCCGTCAAGCCCGGGCCCGTCGCCCCTCCCCCGGGGCCGCCGGCCCGGCCCGGCCCGGCGCAGCCCGGCCTCGCGCTTCCTTCCGGGCAGGAGCTCCTGAGCATCACCGACATGAACCAGATGGTGCAGGAAGCCGACCGCGCCAACCGGGTGATGACCCTGCTCCTGGGCGGCATGGCGGCCGTCTCGCTCCTGGTGGGCGGGCTGGGCATCATGAACATCATGCTCGTGGCGGTGACCGAGCGGACCGGCGAGATCGGTCTCCGCCGCGCGCTGGGCGCCAAGCAGGGCGACCTGGTGGCCCAGTTCCTCCTGGAGGCGCTCCTCCTCAGCGGCACCGGCGCCTTGGCGGGGGTGGCGGCAGGGATCTGGGGGAGCCAGCTCTTCACCCGCTACGGCCTGGAGGCGGCGGTCACCGCGCAGGCGGTCCAGGTGGCCGTCTCCGTGGCCTTGGGCTGCGGCCTGGTCTTCGGCATCTACCCCGCTCTCTCCGCCGCCAGCCTGGAACCCGTGGAGGCACTCCGGCGCTGA
- a CDS encoding efflux RND transporter periplasmic adaptor subunit: MIRRVTATLAVLLVVLGGGYLAYRRLLPPPARTPQAPLYATATVRRGEISVGVDTTGPLNPSEGSGLQVPFPPGQGVGPGPGSASYVLQEVLVREGDPVRAGQVVARLAAPSLDQQLQQDRQAVQQARSDLAQLAGVTPEQVDRIDPARGITVTAPVDGRVTGLGVGVGSEVKQGQLLAQVVDESRFVVVARLAPGELAGVRKGETAYLRFDEFDGLVPARVTQINPNLIPMPLSELNGCSPEAAPVAGGGQATGPSQFVYWVTLEGENPGLLRPGMQAQVGFDRSNPRRPASSGSEEPSSLSWLRYCQQIKSYGQSEPLTSPAAASVTQLFVQDMQPVHRGDPILTLAGSEFQAAVEEKLQALRDAERKLAQDEAQASQLEVRAPMDGVVVGMPPLQPGALLQPGQYLGQVLNTSRMQVFAQVSDVDVVKVRQGSPVQVTVDALPGRVLRGTVTNVSMMGKDQSGITQFQVVIQVAGVPELRPGMQARAHIDAGSAKDALLVPVEAIFEEGGQSKVEVLQENGTTRTVVVRLGLVSDRYAQVLSGLREGDRVITGSSADLLPSQHLTSPGLLPGAPGSSGPGGSGGQGGSPGGSGGPGTGPGAGD; this comes from the coding sequence GTGATCCGCAGGGTGACAGCGACGCTGGCCGTACTGCTGGTCGTCCTGGGCGGCGGTTACCTCGCCTACCGCCGGCTCCTCCCTCCGCCGGCCAGGACGCCCCAGGCGCCGCTCTACGCCACCGCCACCGTCCGGCGGGGCGAGATCTCGGTGGGGGTGGATACGACCGGGCCGCTCAACCCCTCGGAGGGGAGCGGCCTGCAGGTGCCCTTCCCGCCGGGCCAGGGGGTCGGCCCCGGCCCGGGTTCGGCCTCGTATGTCCTGCAGGAGGTGCTGGTCCGCGAGGGTGACCCCGTGCGGGCCGGGCAGGTGGTGGCCCGCCTCGCGGCTCCAAGCCTGGATCAGCAGCTCCAGCAAGACCGCCAGGCCGTCCAGCAGGCGCGCTCCGACCTGGCCCAGCTGGCGGGGGTGACGCCGGAGCAGGTCGACCGCATCGACCCGGCGCGGGGCATCACCGTCACGGCCCCCGTCGACGGCCGCGTGACCGGCCTCGGCGTCGGCGTGGGCAGCGAGGTGAAGCAGGGGCAGCTGCTCGCCCAGGTGGTGGACGAGTCCCGCTTCGTGGTGGTCGCCCGGCTCGCGCCCGGCGAGCTGGCCGGCGTCCGGAAGGGGGAGACCGCCTACCTCCGCTTCGACGAGTTCGACGGCCTGGTCCCGGCCCGGGTGACGCAGATCAACCCCAACCTGATCCCGATGCCGCTCTCCGAGCTGAACGGCTGCAGTCCCGAAGCGGCGCCGGTCGCCGGCGGCGGCCAGGCGACGGGTCCGTCGCAGTTCGTCTACTGGGTCACCCTGGAGGGGGAGAATCCCGGTCTCCTCCGCCCGGGCATGCAGGCCCAGGTGGGCTTCGACCGCAGCAACCCGCGCCGGCCTGCGAGCTCCGGCTCGGAGGAGCCTTCCTCGCTCAGCTGGCTGCGCTACTGCCAGCAGATCAAGAGTTACGGGCAGAGCGAGCCGCTGACCAGCCCCGCGGCCGCCTCGGTCACCCAGCTCTTCGTCCAGGACATGCAGCCGGTGCACCGCGGCGACCCGATCCTGACGCTGGCGGGGAGCGAGTTCCAGGCCGCCGTGGAGGAGAAGCTCCAGGCTCTCCGCGACGCCGAGCGGAAACTGGCCCAGGACGAGGCCCAGGCGAGCCAGCTGGAGGTGCGAGCGCCCATGGACGGCGTCGTGGTCGGCATGCCCCCCCTCCAGCCCGGCGCCCTCCTGCAGCCGGGGCAGTACCTCGGCCAGGTGCTGAACACCTCCCGCATGCAGGTCTTCGCCCAGGTCAGCGACGTCGACGTCGTCAAGGTGCGCCAGGGGTCGCCGGTCCAGGTGACGGTGGACGCGCTGCCCGGCCGGGTGCTGCGCGGCACGGTGACCAACGTCTCCATGATGGGCAAGGACCAGAGCGGCATCACCCAGTTCCAGGTGGTCATCCAGGTGGCCGGCGTCCCGGAGCTGCGACCGGGCATGCAGGCCAGGGCGCACATCGACGCCGGCAGCGCCAAGGATGCCCTGCTGGTGCCCGTCGAGGCCATTTTCGAGGAAGGCGGACAGTCGAAGGTGGAGGTGCTGCAGGAGAACGGGACCACCCGCACGGTCGTCGTCCGGCTGGGGCTGGTGAGCGACCGGTACGCCCAGGTGCTCTCCGGCCTGCGTGAAGGCGACCGCGTGATCACCGGAAGCTCGGCCGACCTCCTGCCCAGCCAGCATCTGACCTCGCCCGGGCTTCTGCCGGGCGCCCCGGGCTCTTCCGGTCCGGGTGGCTCCGGCGGGCAGGGCGGGTCCCCGGGCGGTTCCGGTGGCCCGGGGACCGGCCCGGGCGCGGGCGACTAG
- a CDS encoding ABC transporter ATP-binding protein — protein sequence MVVVRLAGVARSYRSGQVHVDALRGVDLAVESGEFVSIMGPSGSGKSTLLNLIGCLDRPTSGSREVAGRLTDRMSDGALADLRNRFLGFVFQDFRLMPDLDALANVELPLVYRGLPARERHRLAMAALEAVGLAARAHHRPSQLSGGEQQRVAIARALVGRPALILADEPTGALDSHSSRVIMAIFQRVNREQGLTVVQVTHDERVARHASRLIRLLDGRVVSDEPVADRLLADETGEEAPAAGAAALPAGAAAPGTDGGERP from the coding sequence ATGGTCGTCGTCCGGCTGGCTGGGGTGGCGCGCAGCTACCGCAGCGGTCAGGTCCACGTCGACGCGCTGCGGGGTGTCGACTTGGCCGTGGAGAGCGGCGAGTTCGTCTCCATCATGGGCCCTTCGGGCTCCGGCAAGTCCACGCTCCTCAACCTGATCGGCTGCCTCGACCGGCCCACCTCGGGCAGCCGCGAGGTGGCGGGCCGCCTGACCGACCGCATGAGCGACGGGGCACTGGCCGATCTGCGCAACCGCTTCCTCGGCTTCGTCTTCCAGGATTTCCGGCTGATGCCCGACCTCGATGCCCTGGCCAACGTGGAGCTCCCGCTGGTCTACCGCGGTCTGCCGGCTCGCGAGCGCCACCGCCTGGCCATGGCGGCGCTGGAGGCGGTCGGTCTGGCCGCCCGGGCCCATCACCGCCCCTCCCAGCTCTCCGGCGGCGAGCAGCAGAGGGTGGCCATCGCCCGGGCGCTGGTCGGCCGGCCGGCACTGATCCTGGCCGACGAACCGACGGGCGCCCTCGACTCGCACTCCAGCCGCGTGATCATGGCCATCTTCCAGCGCGTCAACCGCGAGCAGGGACTGACCGTCGTCCAGGTGACCCACGACGAACGCGTGGCCCGGCATGCGAGCCGGCTCATCCGGCTGCTGGACGGCCGGGTGGTCAGCGACGAGCCCGTCGCAGACCGCCTCCTCGCCGACGAGACCGGGGAAGAGGCGCCCGCCGCGGGGGCGGCGGCTCTTCCCGCGGGGGCGGCCGCCCCCGGGACAGATGGGGGTGAAAGACCGTGA
- a CDS encoding AAA family ATPase, whose protein sequence is MASEAGRAVAEALERGEIEPLEALRRLRRLPAGPPEGGGGPAAVSAAAAPSAPAPPAAEGGAELDAALAELDRLVGLEEVKRLVRELIDFVEVQRRRQAQRLVTEPTVLHAVFRGNPGTGKTTVARLLARIYQALGLLERGHLVEVERADLVGEYIGHTAQKTREQVRRALGGILFVDEAYSLARGGEKDFGKEAIDVLVKAMEDHRGRFVLILAGYQLEMEWFLAQNPGLRSRFPIQIEFPDFEVDQLVAICELMFHEREYRPSPEALAQLRQRLRRPEWARPVAQGNARLIRNLVERAIRRQASRVIREDRRSREELMEITADDLLGGLPA, encoded by the coding sequence GTGGCGAGCGAGGCCGGGCGCGCCGTGGCGGAGGCGCTGGAGAGGGGCGAGATCGAGCCGCTGGAGGCGCTCCGCCGCCTCCGGCGCCTGCCCGCAGGCCCGCCGGAGGGGGGCGGCGGGCCTGCCGCGGTGAGCGCCGCCGCGGCGCCGAGCGCTCCCGCACCGCCCGCCGCGGAGGGAGGGGCGGAGCTGGACGCGGCCCTGGCCGAGCTGGACCGCCTGGTCGGGCTGGAGGAGGTCAAACGGCTGGTCCGCGAACTGATCGACTTCGTCGAGGTGCAGCGCCGCCGCCAGGCGCAGCGCCTGGTGACGGAGCCCACGGTGCTCCACGCGGTCTTCCGCGGCAACCCCGGAACCGGCAAGACCACCGTCGCCCGGCTGCTGGCCCGGATCTACCAGGCCCTGGGCCTGCTGGAGCGGGGCCACCTGGTGGAGGTGGAGCGGGCCGACCTGGTGGGGGAGTACATCGGCCACACTGCCCAGAAGACGAGGGAGCAGGTGCGCCGCGCGCTGGGCGGCATCCTCTTCGTCGACGAGGCCTACTCCCTGGCACGGGGCGGCGAGAAGGACTTCGGCAAGGAGGCCATCGACGTCCTGGTCAAGGCCATGGAGGACCACCGGGGCCGCTTCGTCCTCATCCTGGCCGGCTACCAGCTGGAGATGGAGTGGTTCCTCGCCCAGAATCCGGGGCTCCGCTCGCGCTTCCCGATCCAGATCGAGTTCCCCGACTTCGAAGTGGACCAGCTGGTGGCGATCTGCGAACTGATGTTCCACGAACGCGAGTACCGCCCCTCCCCGGAAGCCCTCGCACAGCTGCGCCAGAGGCTCCGCCGCCCCGAGTGGGCGCGACCGGTGGCCCAGGGGAACGCGCGTTTGATCCGGAACCTGGTGGAACGGGCCATCCGGCGGCAGGCGAGCCGGGTGATCCGCGAGGACCGGCGGAGCCGGGAGGAGCTGATGGAGATCACCGCCGACGACCTGCTGGGGGGCCTGCCGGCTTGA